Proteins co-encoded in one Rhodococcus sp. PAMC28707 genomic window:
- a CDS encoding DUF2273 domain-containing protein has translation MTYTLAGLLTGLLLALAGIIGGFSGFVLALFLGAVGVAIGAHFDGRLDLTTLLRSRGRGRG, from the coding sequence ATGACGTACACACTCGCGGGGTTGCTCACGGGCTTGCTGCTGGCGCTTGCTGGAATCATCGGCGGGTTCAGTGGATTCGTACTCGCACTGTTCCTCGGGGCCGTAGGGGTCGCGATCGGTGCTCACTTCGATGGCCGCCTCGACCTCACTACGTTGCTGCGTAGCCGCGGTCGCGGCCGTGGTTGA
- a CDS encoding Asp23/Gls24 family envelope stress response protein, with translation MTTDPRFAAAGSAALTTTQGRTIIADAVVAKIAGIATREIDGVYDVGGGTARAVGALRDRIPGARVNHSQGVAVEVGEKQAAIDIGIVAEYGVALHELAAGIRRNIITAVERMTGLEVTEVNVTVYDVMLFDDTETGPDPDLRPRVQ, from the coding sequence ATGACCACAGACCCCAGGTTCGCTGCAGCGGGTTCGGCAGCACTGACCACCACGCAGGGGCGAACGATCATCGCCGATGCCGTCGTCGCAAAGATCGCCGGCATCGCGACCCGCGAGATCGACGGCGTCTACGACGTCGGTGGCGGCACAGCCAGAGCGGTCGGAGCTCTCCGCGATCGGATACCGGGTGCCCGGGTCAACCACAGCCAGGGAGTGGCCGTGGAGGTGGGCGAGAAGCAAGCCGCGATCGACATCGGCATCGTCGCCGAATACGGCGTAGCGCTGCACGAACTGGCCGCAGGTATTCGCCGCAACATCATCACCGCCGTCGAACGGATGACGGGCCTCGAGGTCACCGAGGTCAACGTCACCGTCTACGACGTCATGCTCTTCGACGACACCGAAACCGGACCTGATCCGGACCTCCGACCGCGTGTGCAGTGA
- a CDS encoding FAD-dependent oxidoreductase → MAIVIVGAGLAGLRTAQELRKLEYGGDIVLVGDENHLPYDRPPLSKEVIRGEREDTTFEPAEYFLEHNIELRLGSAAVAVDTAAQTVELADGSTLAYDELVLATGLHPRRIASLPDLAGVHVLRSRDDAAALRKDVESSSRALVVGAGFIGCELAAGFRHAGADVVIVEPQQTPLGSVLGAEVGELVARLHREEGVDLRTGIGIKTLRGSDRVTHAVLTDDTEIEVDTVVIGVGSTPVTGFLASSGIEIADGISADAVGRTSDPHVWTVGDVAAWTVGEAKKRVEHWSNVGDQVRVMVPAILGHEAAPARPQVPYFWSDQYDLKIQALGTPSADDSVKIVDDDGRKFLAYYFRDGILTAVVGAGKAGGVMKMRAKIGLPLE, encoded by the coding sequence ATGGCAATTGTGATCGTTGGAGCAGGGTTGGCGGGTCTGCGGACCGCCCAGGAACTACGCAAACTCGAGTACGGCGGCGACATCGTGCTCGTCGGTGACGAGAACCATTTGCCGTACGACAGACCTCCACTGTCGAAGGAGGTCATTCGCGGCGAACGTGAGGACACCACCTTCGAACCCGCCGAATACTTCCTCGAACACAACATCGAACTACGCCTGGGCTCGGCTGCAGTAGCCGTGGATACCGCCGCGCAGACTGTGGAATTGGCAGACGGATCGACGCTGGCCTACGACGAACTCGTGCTTGCGACGGGCTTGCACCCTCGACGGATTGCTTCGCTACCGGACCTGGCGGGCGTGCACGTGCTGCGGTCGCGAGACGACGCCGCGGCGCTACGCAAAGACGTCGAATCCAGCAGCCGTGCTCTTGTCGTCGGTGCAGGTTTCATCGGATGTGAACTCGCGGCAGGATTCCGGCATGCGGGGGCCGACGTCGTGATCGTCGAACCGCAACAAACACCGCTCGGTTCGGTGCTCGGCGCCGAGGTGGGCGAGCTCGTCGCTCGATTGCACCGGGAGGAGGGCGTCGACCTCAGGACCGGCATCGGCATCAAGACCCTCCGCGGATCCGATCGAGTAACCCATGCCGTGCTCACCGATGACACCGAGATCGAGGTCGACACCGTAGTGATCGGTGTGGGATCGACACCCGTCACAGGCTTCCTGGCGAGCTCGGGAATCGAGATCGCCGACGGTATCTCCGCGGACGCCGTCGGCCGCACGAGCGATCCGCATGTGTGGACGGTCGGCGATGTCGCTGCGTGGACCGTCGGTGAAGCGAAGAAGCGGGTCGAGCATTGGAGCAACGTCGGCGATCAGGTTCGGGTCATGGTGCCCGCGATCCTCGGTCACGAGGCGGCCCCGGCGCGTCCGCAGGTGCCGTACTTCTGGAGCGACCAATACGATCTGAAGATTCAGGCTCTCGGAACGCCTTCTGCCGATGATTCTGTCAAGATTGTCGACGATGACGGCAGAAAATTCTTGGCCTACTACTTCCGTGACGGAATTCTTACCGCTGTTGTCGGTGCCGGGAAAGCTGGGGGAGTGATGAAGATGCGTGCGAAGATCGGGCTGCCTCTTGAGTGA
- the ilvA gene encoding threonine ammonia-lyase, with translation MRRTPVVASRILSDLTGHEVRLKCENLQRTGSFKPRGAYNRISRLTASERANGVVAASAGNHAQGVAWAATELNIASTVFMPTGASLPKLVATKAYGATVNLVGDTVDEALTHAREFAERTGAVLIHPFDHPDIVAGQATLGTELLGQMPEVGTVLVPTGGGGLLAGVAAAFHFHKPDVRIIGIQAEGAAAWPASLRAGHPIAAASMSTMADGIAVGLPGAVPFAHVAGWVDDVVTVSEDALSRALLLCIERAKLIVEPAGAAAVAALMSRDDLELRGPVCAILSGGNIDPLLLTHVITHGLRAAGRYLAVRVTISDRPGGLLSLLEVVKNLGASVVDVVHSRTGGQLGLEEVEVLLTVETRGPIHRQEILDALDASAFGVGTL, from the coding sequence ATGCGGCGGACGCCTGTCGTGGCGTCGCGGATACTCTCCGACCTGACCGGTCACGAGGTGCGTCTCAAGTGCGAGAATTTGCAACGCACCGGCTCCTTCAAGCCGCGAGGGGCCTACAACCGGATCTCCCGGCTCACCGCATCCGAGCGCGCCAACGGAGTCGTCGCTGCGAGCGCAGGTAATCATGCGCAGGGAGTCGCCTGGGCTGCAACCGAATTGAACATCGCCTCGACGGTGTTCATGCCGACCGGCGCCTCGCTACCGAAGCTCGTCGCCACCAAGGCCTACGGAGCCACGGTGAACCTCGTCGGCGATACCGTCGACGAGGCACTGACCCACGCCCGCGAGTTCGCGGAGCGGACCGGTGCCGTCCTGATACATCCGTTCGATCATCCCGACATCGTTGCCGGGCAGGCGACACTCGGAACCGAACTGCTCGGGCAGATGCCGGAGGTCGGCACCGTCCTCGTTCCGACCGGCGGCGGCGGTCTGCTGGCCGGCGTCGCCGCCGCATTTCATTTTCACAAACCCGATGTGCGGATCATCGGCATCCAGGCCGAGGGCGCGGCTGCGTGGCCGGCCTCGTTGAGAGCGGGCCATCCGATCGCAGCGGCATCGATGTCGACAATGGCCGACGGCATCGCGGTGGGGTTACCGGGGGCAGTTCCGTTCGCTCACGTGGCCGGTTGGGTCGACGACGTCGTCACCGTCAGCGAGGACGCACTATCGCGTGCCTTGCTGCTCTGCATCGAGCGGGCCAAACTCATCGTCGAGCCTGCAGGTGCAGCCGCCGTGGCCGCCCTGATGAGCCGCGACGACCTCGAACTTCGGGGTCCTGTCTGCGCGATCCTGTCCGGCGGCAACATCGATCCGCTGTTGCTGACCCATGTCATCACCCACGGGCTGCGCGCTGCAGGCCGATACTTGGCTGTCCGCGTCACGATTTCGGATCGACCGGGCGGGCTGTTGTCTCTGCTCGAGGTCGTCAAAAATCTTGGTGCGAGCGTCGTCGACGTCGTGCACTCGAGGACCGGAGGCCAGCTCGGCCTGGAGGAGGTCGAAGTCCTGCTCACCGTCGAAACCCGAGGCCCGATTCACCGTCAGGAGATTCTCGACGCTCTCGACGCATCGGCATTCGGGGTCGGAACGCTGTAG
- a CDS encoding ATP-binding cassette domain-containing protein, giving the protein MANAVEVDNLVLEYGKNVALNGISFSVPEGTVLGVLGPNGAGKTTAVRILATLLKATSGTAKVFGLDVGKQADEVRSTIGLTGQFAAVDEYLTGYENLEMVGRLFGLKKAEARSRADTLLERFDLLDARDRTAKQYSGGMRRRLDIAASLIGRPQVLFLDEPTTGLDPRSRIGMWDFISDLVKDGTTILLTTQYLEEADRLADKIIVLDKGSIIAEGTADQLKAQVGGERLEFVLTDPDDRARAHELLAPIGVDEPQWDAQARRIVMSVDGGADDLTTALLKLREAAISVVDVGLRRPNLDDVFLSLTGHATVSDAAVEVDK; this is encoded by the coding sequence GTGGCAAATGCCGTCGAAGTAGACAATCTCGTACTCGAGTACGGGAAGAACGTCGCGCTCAACGGGATCAGCTTCTCGGTGCCGGAGGGAACGGTTCTCGGAGTTCTGGGACCGAACGGCGCAGGCAAGACGACGGCGGTTCGCATCTTGGCGACGTTATTGAAGGCGACGTCTGGAACCGCGAAAGTATTCGGCCTCGACGTCGGAAAGCAAGCAGACGAGGTCCGGTCCACCATCGGGTTGACCGGCCAGTTCGCGGCGGTCGACGAGTATCTCACCGGTTACGAGAATCTAGAGATGGTCGGTCGCCTGTTCGGGCTGAAGAAGGCCGAGGCGCGCTCGCGCGCGGACACTCTGCTGGAACGGTTCGATCTGCTCGATGCTCGTGACCGCACAGCCAAGCAGTATTCGGGCGGTATGCGTAGACGCCTCGACATCGCTGCCAGTCTCATCGGTCGGCCGCAGGTGCTGTTTCTCGACGAGCCTACAACCGGTCTCGATCCGCGAAGCCGAATCGGCATGTGGGACTTCATCTCCGATCTGGTCAAGGATGGCACGACCATTCTGTTGACCACGCAGTACTTGGAGGAAGCAGACCGGTTGGCAGACAAGATCATCGTCCTCGACAAGGGGTCGATCATCGCCGAGGGTACCGCTGATCAGCTGAAGGCGCAGGTCGGCGGCGAGCGTCTCGAGTTCGTACTCACCGACCCTGACGATCGGGCACGCGCTCATGAATTGCTGGCTCCGATCGGTGTCGACGAACCGCAGTGGGACGCGCAGGCCCGCCGAATCGTCATGTCGGTAGACGGTGGCGCGGACGACTTGACGACGGCACTGTTGAAGCTGCGCGAAGCCGCTATCTCCGTGGTCGACGTCGGCTTGCGGCGCCCCAACCTGGA